Proteins from one Podospora pseudoanserina strain CBS 124.78 chromosome 1, whole genome shotgun sequence genomic window:
- a CDS encoding hypothetical protein (antiSMASH:Cluster_4): MASLYSTMELVGETGR; encoded by the coding sequence ATGGCGTCCCTATATTCGACCATGGAGCTTGTGGGCGAGACcgggagatga